In the Bartonella apihabitans genome, TGGGGCGATCGTTTTGACATTGCAACATCGTGCAGGCGTAAAAAGGCAATCAATCTCGAAACAGGTTGCCAGAATGCCTGAAGACACGATGGAAATTAAAAAAGTTAAATCTGGTAAAGGTATTTAACGGGAAGAATAATATGCACATTGAAATTGCTCACTATCTGACCGTTTCTGCATTGTTGTTCACAATTGGTGTCTTTGGCATTTTTCTGAACAGAAAAAACGTCATTATTATACTGATGTCGATTGAGCTCATATTGCTTTCAGTCAATTTAAATTTTGTGGCCTTTTCTTCGGTCTTGCACGATCTTGTAGGGCAAGTATTTGCGCTCTTTGTGCTGACCGTAGCTGCAGCAGAAGCTGCAATCGGCTTGGCTATTCTGGTTGTGTTCTATCGTAATCGCGGTTCGATTGCGGTCGAAGATGTTAACGTGATGAAAGGCTGACGCGTTATGTTTTACGCTATTGTCTTCCTACCTATTTTAGGCTTTTTCATTGCCGGATTGGGTGGAAAAACGCTGGGAGCCCGCGCCGCCGAACTGGTGACCTGTACCTTTATGGTAATTGTCGCTGTTCTTTCATGGATAGCATTTTTCGATATTGCTATTGGAAGCGGGCAAACTGTTGATGTTCCAATATTCCATTGGATTAAAGTGGGAGGCTTGCAATTTGATTGGGCTTTGCACATTGATGCTCTGACGGCGGTGATGCTGATCGTTGTCAACACAGTTTCTGCATTGGTTCATATTTATTCTATCGGCTATATGCATAACGACCCGTCACGGCCAAGATTTTTTGCTTACCTGTCGTTTTTTACGTTCATGATGTTGATGCTGGTCACATCGAACAATCTGGTTCAACTCTTCTTCGGATGGGAAGGCGTCGGTCTAGCGTCATATCTGTTGATCGGTTTTTGGTATCAACGTCCCTCGGCATGTGCTGCCGCAATCAAAGCGTTCGTCGTAAACCGGGTAGGGGACTTCGGATTTCTGATCGGTGTATTCAGCGTTTTTGTTCTGTTCAAATCGGTCAGTTTCAATACAATTTTTTCACGAGCCGCCGATCCGAGTTTCGTTCAGCAAATGACTTTTCTCAGCTGGCAGGTTGATGGCAACAAAGCAATAACAGTTGCATGTCTATTTCTTTTTGTCGGTGCAATGGCCAAGTCGGCACAATTCTTCCTGCATACATGGTTGCCTGATGCTATGGAGGGGCCAACACCGGTTTCGGCGCTTATTCACGCCGCCACGATGGTTACCGCGGGCATATTCATGGTTACACGTATGTCGCCGATTTTCGAGCTTGCTCCGACCGCTCAGACAGTCATTGTGATTATTGGTGCGACAACCGCATTTTTTGCCGCCACTGTCGGTTTGGTACAAAACGATATCAAGCGTGTGATTGCCTATTCTACCTGTTCTCAATTAGGTTATATGTTTGTGGCACTTGGTGTCGGCGCTTACAGTGCGGGCGTCTTCCATTTGTTCACTCACGCATTTTTCAAAGCATTGCTCTTTCTCGGGGCAGGTTCGGTCATTCACGCAGTTTCCGACGAACAAGATATGCGGAAAATGGGTGGTTTGCGGAAATTTATTCCGACTACCTATTGGATGATGATTATCGGAACGCTCGCTCTGACCGGTGTCGGTATTCCAGGAACGGTCTTCGGTACAGCCGGCTTTTTCTCTAAAGATGGTATTATTGAATCAGCATTTGCTTCCCATAATGTGGCGAGCGGCTATGCATTCTGGTTGCTTGTTATCGCTGCGTTGTTTACGAGCTTCTATTCGTGGCGTCTGATTTTCCTGACATTCCACGGCAAGCCGCGGGCAACAGCAGATATTATGCACCATGTTCATGAATCGGGATCGGTAATGATTGTGCCGTTGATTGTTCTGGCGATCGGTGCAGTTTTTGCCGGTGTTATTTTCCAGCCATATTTTTCCGGTGAATTATACGATGCTTTTTGGAAAGGCGCGATATTTACCGGTGCTGAAAATCATATCCTTCATGACGCTCATGGCGTTCCTGTATGGGTGAAATGGTCGCCATTCGTAGTAATGGTTGTCGGGTTTGTATTGGCTTATCTTTTTTACATTGTTGCAACTGCCATTCCAAAGGCATTGGCCAACGCATTTCCCTTCCTTTACCGTTTTCTACTCAACAAATGGTATTTTGATGAACTTTATAACGTAGTGTTTGTCCGCTCGGCTTTTGTAATTGGTCGCTTCTTCTGGAAGGTGGGAGACGGAAAGATTATCGATGGCCTTGGCCCGAATGGCGTTGCGGCCCGCGTTGTAGACATAACCAATAAGGTGGTTCGTATGCAGACTGGGTATCTGTATCATTACGCATTCGCGATGCTGATCGGTATCGCTGCGCTCATCACCTGGATGATGATCGGGAGCTTAAACTGATGACCGACTGGCCTATTCTTTCTACGGTCACATTTTTGCCGCTTGTTGGCGTTGTTCTGATCCTTTTGATCAAGGACGATGGTGAAACAGCAAAACGCAATATTCGTAATGTGGCACTTTTTACGACTTTGTTCGTATTTGTATTGTCCCTCATCATCTGGGCTGGATTTGATAACAATAACTCC is a window encoding:
- the nuoL gene encoding NADH-quinone oxidoreductase subunit L, producing the protein MFYAIVFLPILGFFIAGLGGKTLGARAAELVTCTFMVIVAVLSWIAFFDIAIGSGQTVDVPIFHWIKVGGLQFDWALHIDALTAVMLIVVNTVSALVHIYSIGYMHNDPSRPRFFAYLSFFTFMMLMLVTSNNLVQLFFGWEGVGLASYLLIGFWYQRPSACAAAIKAFVVNRVGDFGFLIGVFSVFVLFKSVSFNTIFSRAADPSFVQQMTFLSWQVDGNKAITVACLFLFVGAMAKSAQFFLHTWLPDAMEGPTPVSALIHAATMVTAGIFMVTRMSPIFELAPTAQTVIVIIGATTAFFAATVGLVQNDIKRVIAYSTCSQLGYMFVALGVGAYSAGVFHLFTHAFFKALLFLGAGSVIHAVSDEQDMRKMGGLRKFIPTTYWMMIIGTLALTGVGIPGTVFGTAGFFSKDGIIESAFASHNVASGYAFWLLVIAALFTSFYSWRLIFLTFHGKPRATADIMHHVHESGSVMIVPLIVLAIGAVFAGVIFQPYFSGELYDAFWKGAIFTGAENHILHDAHGVPVWVKWSPFVVMVVGFVLAYLFYIVATAIPKALANAFPFLYRFLLNKWYFDELYNVVFVRSAFVIGRFFWKVGDGKIIDGLGPNGVAARVVDITNKVVRMQTGYLYHYAFAMLIGIAALITWMMIGSLN
- the nuoK gene encoding NADH-quinone oxidoreductase subunit NuoK, translated to MHIEIAHYLTVSALLFTIGVFGIFLNRKNVIIILMSIELILLSVNLNFVAFSSVLHDLVGQVFALFVLTVAAAEAAIGLAILVVFYRNRGSIAVEDVNVMKG